The Erwinia billingiae Eb661 nucleotide sequence GCGCATCAGCCATCGCGTGGCGGTAATGTACCTCGGGCAGATTGTTGAAATTGGCCCGCGTCAGTCCGTATTTGAAAATCCCCAGCATCCCTACACGCGCAAGCTGATGTCAGCGGTGCCGGTGGCCGATCCCCGCCATCGCCGCCGTGAACGAGCGCTGCTGGTGGACGAAATTCCCAGCCCGATCCGTGCCCTTGGGGACGAACCGGTCGTGGCACCGCTGATTGAGGTGAGTGCCGGACACTATGTTGCCCGTCATGCGATTGGCGGTGCCTGATATTGCTGCACAACAACAACAAGGACTTCAGGAGATGAACGCACAATGATGATTCATAGCAAACGTAAGTTACTGTTAACCGCAGGTTTATTGAGCAGCTTTGCCGCTGTGCCTGCCTGGGCGGCGAAAGATGCGGTGATCGCGGTGGGTTCCAACTTCACGACATTGGATCCCTACGACGCAAACGATACCTTGTCGCAGGCGGTGGCCAAATCTTTCTATCAGGGCCTGTTTGGCTTTGATAAGGACATGAAGCTGGTCAACGTGCTGGCTGAAAGCTCAGATGCCAGCAAAGATGGCCTGACCTACACCATCAAACTGCGTAGCGGCATCAAATTCCAGGATGGCAGCGATTTCAATGCCGAAGCGGTGAAGGTCAACCTCGATCGCGCCAGCAATCCTGATAGTCACCTGAAGCGCTACAACCTGTTTAAATCCATCGCGACCACCGAGGTTATCGATCCGCTGACGGTGAAAATCACCCTCAAGCAGCCGTTCTCGGCCTTTATCAACACGCTGGCCAGTCCGGCTGCCGCGATGATTTCGCCAACGGCACTGAAGAAATACGGTAAGGAGATTGGCTTCCACCCGGTCGGTACCGGCCCGTATGAGCTGGATACCTGGAACCAGACCGATTTCGTGAAGGTGAAGAAATTTGCCGGCTACTGGAAGAAAGGCTATCCCAAGCTGGATACCATCACCTGGCGTCCGGTGGTGGACAACAACACCCGTGCGGCGATGCTGCAAACCGGTGAAGCCAACTTTGCCTTCCCAATCCCTTACGAGCAGGCAAAGCTGCTGGAGAAAAACAGCAAGCTGGATCTGGTGACCTCGCCATCCATCATGCAGCGTTACATCAGCTTTAACGTCACCCAGAAGCCGTTCGATAATCCGAAGGTGCGTGAGGCGATCAACTACGCCATTAACCGTCAGGCGTTGGTGAAAGTGGCGTTTGCCGGTTATGCCACGCCAGCAACGGGTATCGTGCCGCCAGCG carries:
- the gsiB gene encoding glutathione ABC transporter substrate-binding protein GsiB, translated to MIHSKRKLLLTAGLLSSFAAVPAWAAKDAVIAVGSNFTTLDPYDANDTLSQAVAKSFYQGLFGFDKDMKLVNVLAESSDASKDGLTYTIKLRSGIKFQDGSDFNAEAVKVNLDRASNPDSHLKRYNLFKSIATTEVIDPLTVKITLKQPFSAFINTLASPAAAMISPTALKKYGKEIGFHPVGTGPYELDTWNQTDFVKVKKFAGYWKKGYPKLDTITWRPVVDNNTRAAMLQTGEANFAFPIPYEQAKLLEKNSKLDLVTSPSIMQRYISFNVTQKPFDNPKVREAINYAINRQALVKVAFAGYATPATGIVPPAIQFAQTYPAPEYNPAKARELLKEAGFPNGFTTTLWSSHNHSTAQKVLQFTQQQLAQVGIKATLTAMDAGQRAAEVEDKGQKESGVRMFYTGWSASTGEANWALTPLFATQSWPPTIFNTAFYSNAKVDSDLADALKTTDGEKKAALYKDAQDIIWKEQPWVPLVVEKLVSANTKNLTGFYVMPDTSFSFDDADLK